The Carassius carassius chromosome 2, fCarCar2.1, whole genome shotgun sequence genome has a segment encoding these proteins:
- the LOC132110170 gene encoding protein kinase C and casein kinase II substrate protein 3-like, whose translation MSSNGDLQDAGSWDSFWEPGNYRRTVKRIDDGYKLCNELVGCFQERAKIEKGYSQQLSDWARKWRGVVEKGPQYGTLEKAWHAFMNAADRLSEIHMELKEKLAEEDSEKIRNWQKDAFHKQMIGGFRETKDADDGFRKAQKPWVRKLKDVESTKKSYHQARKEERTALTRETHAKADPTKSPEEVRKFTDRLEKCTQEAEKAKERYERALDELNRCNPRYMEDMEQVFEITQEAEKKRLRFFKQVLQDLNQHMDLPSNDGFRALYRDLGQTINAANDAEDLRWWRNTHGPGMSMNWPQFEEWSPEANRSISRRDRNSRSDEVVTLTNIVSAGDEPPKTPQETARVSKDYSSDWSDEESPKKYIAANGVDEEQKVVGVRVRALYEYTGQEADELSFKAGEELMKLGEEDEQGWCKGQLVSGEIGLYPANYVQVITS comes from the exons ATGTCTTCCAACGGCGATCTGCAGGACGCTGGGAGCTGGGACAGCTTCTGGGAG CCTGGGAACTACAGGAGGACGGTTAAACGCATTGATGATGGCTACAAACTATGCAACGAGCTGGTCGGCTGCTTCCAGGAGCGTGCCAAGATTGAGAAGGGCTATTCCCAGCAGCTGAGTGACTGGGCCAGGAAATGGAGGGGTGTTGTGGAGAAAG GCCCACAGTATGGGACTCTGGAAAAGGCCTGGCATGCTTTCATGAATGCAGCAGACAGACTGAGTGAGATCCATATGGAACTAAAAGAGAAACTGGCTGAGGAGGACAGCGAAAAGATTAGAAACTGGCAGAAGGATGCCTTCCACAAGCAAATGATTGGTGGATTCCGTGAGACCAAAGACGCCGATGATGGCTTTCGCAAAGCCCAGAAACCCTGGGTTCGAAAACTGAAGGAT GTGGAGTCTACCAAAAAGAGTTATCACCAAGCCCGGAAGGAAGAGCGCACGGCATTGACCCGTGAAACACATGCCAAGGCTGACCCCACCAAATCCCCAGAAGAGGTCCGCAAGTTCACAGACCGCCTGGAGAAATGTACCCAGGAAGCAGAGAAG GCTAAGGAGCGTTATGAGAGAGCCCTGGATGAGCTGAATCGCTGTAACCCACGTTACATGGAAGACATGGAGCAAGTGTTTGAAATCACACAGGAGGCAGAAAAGAAGAGGTTGCGCTTTTTTAAACAAGTGCTGCAGGACTTAAACCAGCACATGGACCTCCCCAGCAATGATGG ATTTCGAGCCCTGTACCGAGACCTCGGCCAGACCATCAACGCAGCCAATGACGCAGAGGACCTCAGATGGTGGAGGAACACCCATGGGCCAGGCATGAGCATGAATTGGCCACAGTTTGAG GAGTGGTCACCAGAAGCAAACCGATCCATCAGTCGAAGAGATAGAAACAGTCGTTCTGATGAAGTGGTCACTCTGACTAACATTGTCTCAGCAGGAGACGAACCCCCGAAGACTCCACAGGAAACTGCGAG GGTGAGTAAAGACTACTCCTCTGACTGGTCTGATGAAGAGAGCCCCAAAAAATACATCGCAGCCAACGGGGTGGACGAGGAGCAGAAGGTAGTCGGGGTTCGTGTTAGAGCGCTTTATGAATACACAGGGCAGGAGGCTGATGAGCTGAGCTTTAAAGCAG GTGAAGAGTTAATGAAGCTGGGTGAGGAGGACGAGCAGGGCTGGTGTAAAGGACAGCTGGTCAGCGGAGAAATAGGCCTCTACCCTGCTAACTACGTCCAAGTCATCACATCTTGA
- the LOC132110230 gene encoding FAS-associated death domain protein-like, with protein sequence MENSGFRAMLLAISDKLSEDNFTSLKFLCTDIGKKKLEKINKGIDLFECLIEKTTLGPDNTELLRDLLIQIGQRVLLEIIDDYERGSPAAAGVLDAEEREKINIATEVIVEHLGRKWLQFGRKLGIKPTQLEGIQEKHSRDLEEQVRELITQWMKMKKENARVEDLIKALRDCKQNLTADLVEKNLKDLNAR encoded by the exons atGGAAAACAGCGGATTTAGAGCGATGTTACTAGCGATCTCTGATAAACTTTCTGAAGATAATTTCACAAGTTTAAAGTTTCTGTGCACCGACATCGGGAAGAAAAAGCTCGAGAAAATCAATAAGGGGATTGATCTTTTCGAGTGCTTGATCGAAAAAACTACACTTGGGCCTGATAACACGGAGCTCCTGCGAGATCTCCTAATCCAGATCGGTCAGAGAGTTCTTCTGGAGATCATCGATGATTATGAGAGAGGAAGCCCTGCTGCTGCTGGGGTCCTGGACGCCGAAGAGAGAG aaaagataAACATTGCAACTGAAGTAATCGTTGAACATCTGGGTAGAAAGTGGCTTCAGTTTGGAAGAAAACTTGGCATTAAACCGACTCAGCTGGAGGGCATCCAGGAGAAGCACAGCCGTGACCTGGAGGAGCAGGTGAGGGAGCTCATCACACAGTGGATGAAGATGAAGAAAGAAAACGCCAGAGTGGAGGATCTCATCAAAGCTCTCCGGGACTGCAAACAGAACCTCACCGCCGACCTTGTGGAGAAAAACCTCAAAGACCTCAATGCACGCTGA